The following proteins are co-located in the Calliphora vicina chromosome 2, idCalVici1.1, whole genome shotgun sequence genome:
- the LOC135950979 gene encoding serine protease 1-like, producing the protein MKFLIVFVLALATASAFDLHGAEVSQRNVVVAAIEPEGRITNGQTASVGQFPYQVGLSLKLSATSSSWCGGSLIGNKWILTAAHCTDGVQSVTVYLGATVRTSAEVKHTVSKSDFIIHSGWNSITLKNDISLIKIPSTAYTAKIKAVKLPAIASSYSTYAGDKVVASGWGRTSDTSGVASNLQWAVMQVISNTACAKTYGTIITSSNICVSTPSGVSTCQGDSGGPLVLESSKVQVGLTSFGSAAGCAKGYPAAFTRVTSYVDWIKTHTGI; encoded by the coding sequence ATGAAATTCTTAATTGTTTTCGTTTTGGCTTTGGCCACGGCTTCCGCTTTCGATTTACATGGCGCTGAAGTCAGCCAACGAAATGTTGTGGTAGCTGCTATAGAGCCTGAAGGTCGCATTACCAATGGCCAAACAGCTAGTGTGGGTCAATTCCCCTACCAAGTGGGTCTATCCTTGAAACTTAGTGCCACCTCCTCCTCGTGGTGTGGTGGTTctttgattggcaacaaatgGATATTGACTGCTGCTCACTGCACCGATGGTGTTCAATCGGTTACTGTGTACTTGGGAGCCACCGTACGTACCTCCGCCGAAGTTAAACACACCGTTAGCAAGAGCGATTTCATCATTCACTCTGGCTGGAATAGCATAACTTTGAAGAACGATATTTCCTTGATCAAGATCCCATCCACTGCTTACACCGCCAAGATTAAGGCTGTTAAATTGCCCGCCATTGCCAGCTCTTACTCCACCTATGCCGGTGATAAGGTTGTTGCCTCCGGTTGGGGCCGTACCTCTGATACCAGTGGTGTTGCCAGTAACTTGCAATGGGCTGTCATGCAAGTCATTTCCAATACTGCCTGCGCCAAGACCTACGGTACCATCATTACCTCTTCCAACATTTGCGTTTCTACTCCCAGCGGTGTATCCACCTGCCAAGGTGATTCCGGCGGTCCTTTGGTTTTGGAATCCAGCAAGGTTCAAGTTGGTTTGACCTCTTTCGGTTCAGCTGCCGGTTGCGCCAAGGGTTACCCAGCTGCCTTTACCCGTGTCACCAGCTATGTGGATTGGATCAAGACTCACACTGGTATCTAA